One Mycoplasmopsis caviae DNA segment encodes these proteins:
- the scpB gene encoding SMC-Scp complex subunit ScpB, translating to MKNKILEALLYVQGDEGLTLIQVKEIFGLNTIAEARKVMNDFIKSYNDADGALKVVNFNEVYKLATRETYKEYITKMVQVVKKHRLSNAAIEVAGITAYKQPVTRSMINNIRGVQSDQVLNSLLTKGVIEEVGISPTPGNPILYGITNKFYDYFKIKSLAELPKLTEFNFVDGVENEAEDFNLFDSQRPENYDN from the coding sequence ATGAAAAATAAAATATTAGAAGCTTTATTATATGTCCAAGGAGATGAAGGTTTGACACTAATCCAAGTTAAAGAAATATTTGGACTTAATACAATAGCAGAAGCTAGAAAAGTTATGAATGACTTCATTAAGTCATATAATGATGCAGACGGTGCACTAAAAGTTGTTAACTTTAACGAAGTTTATAAATTGGCTACACGTGAAACTTATAAAGAATATATTACCAAAATGGTTCAGGTAGTTAAAAAACACCGTTTATCAAATGCTGCTATTGAGGTTGCTGGTATTACAGCTTACAAACAACCAGTAACACGTTCGATGATCAATAACATTCGTGGCGTACAAAGTGATCAAGTTTTAAACTCACTTTTAACAAAAGGGGTTATTGAAGAAGTTGGAATTAGTCCAACACCAGGTAACCCAATTCTTTATGGAATCACAAACAAGTTTTATGACTATTTTAAAATTAAATCTCTTGCAGAATTGCCAAAATTAACTGAATTTAACTTTGTTGATGGTGTTGAAAACGAAGCAGAAGATTTTAACTTATTTGATAGCCAAAGACCTGAAAACTATGATAATTAA
- a CDS encoding pseudouridine synthase, with translation MLKFISTKNDAGRKLISYLKKILANTPTSHIYKILRNKDVKINGIRVNNSQYIINDADEILIYGIEQNDYQEKEYNFESKNQLKIIYEDENILIVSKPINVAVHSEKNCLDIQVLNYLKYSQRDSFKPSHIGRLDKATSGIMIYAKNYASLVELNYKTGFFEKIYKLKSDFKQDKKMVEINVAHDERLRKMVVSNSISDPVAKTYFYTKDKEIFASILTGKKHQIRLSMSYLNTPIYGDIKYGGKADKRLYLHCFSIRFKNLDNGLKYLNNKEFIDPINW, from the coding sequence ATGCTTAAATTTATCTCAACAAAAAACGATGCTGGCCGTAAACTTATTAGTTATCTTAAGAAAATTTTAGCAAACACACCTACTTCACATATTTACAAAATATTGCGCAATAAAGATGTCAAAATTAATGGTATAAGAGTTAACAATTCTCAATACATAATTAATGATGCTGATGAGATTTTAATTTATGGTATTGAGCAAAATGATTATCAGGAAAAGGAATACAATTTTGAGTCTAAAAATCAACTTAAAATAATTTATGAAGATGAAAACATTCTTATTGTTTCAAAACCAATAAATGTTGCAGTTCACTCTGAAAAAAATTGTTTAGATATCCAAGTTTTAAATTATCTAAAATATAGTCAAAGAGATAGCTTTAAACCAAGCCATATAGGTCGTCTTGATAAAGCAACAAGCGGCATAATGATATATGCTAAAAATTATGCTTCACTGGTTGAATTAAACTATAAAACAGGTTTTTTTGAAAAAATATATAAACTTAAAAGTGATTTTAAACAAGATAAAAAAATGGTTGAAATTAATGTTGCACATGATGAAAGACTAAGGAAAATGGTGGTTTCAAATAGTATAAGCGATCCGGTTGCAAAAACTTATTTTTATACCAAGGATAAAGAAATTTTTGCTTCAATTTTAACTGGTAAAAAACATCAAATTAGATTAAGTATGAGCTACTTAAATACGCCAATTTATGGTGATATAAAATATGGTGGCAAGGCTGATAAAAGGTTGTATTTGCATTGCTTTTCAATAAGATTCAAAAATCTTGATAATGGTTTAAAATATTTAAATAATAAAGAGTTTATTGACCCTATTAATTGATAA
- a CDS encoding Asp-tRNA(Asn)/Glu-tRNA(Gln) amidotransferase subunit GatC encodes MKKVTKDELKKIVASLMLEPIDEVLDQIMAEWKALNKNLNMLKKLDTTNVKALSHINEEPLIDFLREDVEDASFSISKQSALKNAKDHDSEYIITTKVVK; translated from the coding sequence ATGAAAAAGGTTACAAAAGATGAACTTAAAAAAATAGTTGCTTCGCTAATGCTAGAACCAATTGACGAAGTTTTAGATCAAATTATGGCTGAATGAAAAGCTTTAAATAAAAACCTAAATATGCTTAAAAAACTTGATACAACAAATGTTAAAGCACTAAGTCACATTAATGAAGAACCGCTTATAGATTTTTTAAGAGAAGATGTTGAAGACGCATCATTCAGTATTAGCAAACAAAGTGCACTAAAAAATGCAAAGGACCATGACAGTGAGTACATAATCACAACAAAGGTGGTGAAATAA
- a CDS encoding amidase family protein: protein MKLKVLGNFELAQAELKSNKNNAVSYVYDKAFKDGNGLLNNATFTIKEVFATKDAKTTASSKILENFEPNYNATCVQKLIDAGAIRVAKVYCDELALGGSGTFSAFGLIRNPLDKERLSGGSSSGSIATLTNNISFALASDTGDSVRLPASFEGKVGFKPSYGAISRYGMFAYASSLDTVSYFAHNVNDIALISQVLYGVDNKDFTSREVKIDNIKPTKPKKIGILDVKENLSSFVSNNFDQLINKLQKNSDLKVEIIKPNVDLLNSIKAIYDIISYSEASSNLANLNGIAFGSRKDGKNWEEIMTATRSQGFGKMVQRRLTLGSFFLHSENQNELFLKAQKGRRLFKEYWDNLHKEYDIIIYPAYADVAPYIEKANKNYKYMGYILTGSNLAGNPSITIPWIKKNQLPINLAIDSAIYQDQKLLSCALWLEEFLGGENE from the coding sequence ATGAAACTAAAAGTATTGGGTAACTTTGAATTAGCACAAGCTGAATTAAAATCAAATAAAAACAACGCTGTCTCTTATGTATATGATAAAGCATTTAAAGATGGCAATGGCTTATTAAACAATGCAACTTTTACAATTAAAGAAGTTTTTGCAACTAAGGATGCAAAAACTACTGCTTCAAGCAAAATTTTAGAAAACTTTGAGCCAAATTATAATGCTACCTGTGTTCAAAAGTTAATTGATGCAGGTGCAATAAGAGTTGCAAAAGTTTACTGTGATGAATTAGCTCTTGGCGGAAGTGGAACATTTAGTGCCTTTGGTCTAATTAGAAATCCACTAGATAAAGAAAGATTGAGCGGCGGTTCATCATCTGGTTCAATAGCCACATTAACTAATAATATATCTTTTGCCCTCGCTTCTGATACTGGCGACAGTGTTAGACTGCCTGCTAGTTTTGAAGGCAAAGTTGGTTTTAAACCAAGCTATGGGGCAATTAGTCGTTATGGTATGTTTGCTTATGCATCAAGCCTGGACACTGTCAGCTACTTTGCTCACAACGTTAATGATATTGCTCTAATTTCGCAAGTTCTTTATGGTGTTGATAATAAAGATTTTACTTCACGTGAAGTAAAAATTGATAATATTAAGCCAACTAAACCTAAGAAAATAGGAATCCTAGATGTCAAGGAAAATTTAAGTTCTTTTGTTTCTAATAACTTTGATCAATTAATTAATAAACTTCAAAAAAACAGTGATCTCAAAGTTGAAATTATTAAACCTAATGTCGACTTACTTAATTCAATTAAAGCTATATATGACATTATTTCATACTCAGAAGCAAGTTCAAATCTTGCCAATTTAAATGGTATTGCTTTTGGTTCAAGAAAAGATGGCAAAAATTGAGAAGAAATTATGACTGCTACTCGTAGTCAAGGTTTTGGTAAAATGGTGCAAAGAAGACTAACTTTAGGTAGTTTTTTCCTACATTCAGAAAACCAGAATGAACTATTTTTAAAAGCACAAAAAGGGCGCAGACTTTTTAAAGAATACTGAGATAATTTGCATAAAGAATATGACATTATTATTTATCCTGCCTATGCAGATGTTGCGCCATATATTGAAAAAGCTAACAAAAACTACAAATATATGGGGTACATTTTAACAGGTTCAAACCTTGCTGGTAATCCATCAATTACAATTCCTTGAATTAAGAAAAATCAACTGCCAATAAATTTAGCAATTGATTCAGCAATCTATCAAGATCAAAAGCTTTTAAGTTGTGCATTGTGACTTGAAGAATTTTTAGGAGGTGAAAATGAGTAA
- the gatB gene encoding Asp-tRNA(Asn)/Glu-tRNA(Gln) amidotransferase subunit GatB, whose product MSNFEVIIGIEIHLELNTKTKMFSPAKIDFNAEPNTTINQIDLGYPGTLPLVNKAAVLSGIKLAKALNMTIDDELHFDRKNYFYPDLPKGYQITQFFRPIGSNGYLTINTDKGPKKILIERIHLEEDTARQHHDDEGTKLDYNRAGVPLIEIVTYPVLRSADEAVAYVDLIRKTALSLNISDAKMEQGSLRADVNISLRPFGYKGYGTKVEIKNMNSFRAIKNAIEFEIEFQKKQILTNKPILQQTKRYDEATQSTVVMRTKTGEVDYKYFPEPNIPFIKLSKELIDSVKLDELPWEREARYRSENINNIYINSLVNDLELAKYFDSIKYADRDKLSKLFFAEIVSLANSKNVHPLKLNIKNSYLLKGIELMDQDIISGRSFKKLVPLLVDFEGDFDKLVTDNNLKQISDEVTITKWVNDIILQNEGVINEFPSRQERVLKFILGALMKVSGGQISPIKANEISLKILNAKFK is encoded by the coding sequence ATGAGTAATTTTGAAGTCATTATTGGTATCGAGATTCATTTGGAATTAAATACTAAGACAAAAATGTTTTCGCCTGCTAAAATTGACTTTAATGCAGAGCCAAATACAACCATAAATCAAATTGATTTAGGTTATCCAGGAACACTGCCATTAGTAAATAAGGCTGCTGTTTTAAGTGGAATTAAGTTAGCTAAGGCACTAAATATGACTATTGATGATGAGCTGCACTTTGATCGTAAGAATTATTTTTACCCAGACTTACCTAAGGGCTATCAAATTACACAGTTTTTTAGGCCAATTGGTTCAAATGGCTATTTAACAATTAATACTGATAAAGGACCTAAAAAAATTCTTATTGAAAGAATTCACCTTGAAGAAGATACTGCAAGACAACACCACGATGACGAGGGAACTAAGTTAGATTATAATCGTGCTGGTGTGCCATTAATTGAAATAGTAACTTACCCAGTTTTAAGAAGTGCAGATGAGGCTGTTGCCTATGTCGACTTAATTCGTAAGACTGCTTTGAGTTTGAACATTAGTGATGCAAAAATGGAACAAGGTAGCCTGCGTGCTGATGTTAATATTTCACTTAGACCATTTGGATATAAAGGATATGGTACAAAGGTTGAGATTAAAAATATGAACTCATTTAGAGCAATTAAGAATGCTATTGAGTTTGAAATTGAATTCCAAAAGAAACAAATTTTGACCAATAAACCTATTTTACAGCAAACTAAGCGTTATGATGAAGCGACTCAAAGCACAGTTGTAATGCGTACAAAAACAGGCGAAGTTGATTATAAATACTTTCCAGAACCAAATATTCCATTCATTAAATTGAGCAAAGAGTTAATTGATTCTGTTAAGTTAGATGAACTTCCTTGAGAAAGGGAAGCAAGATATAGAAGCGAAAATATTAACAATATTTATATAAATAGTCTTGTAAATGATCTTGAATTAGCAAAATATTTTGACTCAATTAAATACGCTGATAGAGATAAATTATCTAAGTTATTTTTTGCTGAAATTGTTTCACTTGCTAATAGCAAAAATGTTCATCCCTTAAAGTTAAATATTAAAAATTCATACCTTCTAAAAGGTATTGAATTAATGGATCAAGACATTATTTCAGGTCGTTCATTTAAGAAACTTGTTCCTTTATTAGTTGATTTTGAAGGTGACTTTGATAAACTGGTTACTGATAATAATTTAAAACAAATTAGTGATGAAGTTACTATTACAAAGTGGGTTAATGACATAATTTTGCAAAATGAAGGTGTTATTAATGAATTTCCAAGTAGGCAAGAAAGAGTGCTTAAATTTATTTTGGGTGCATTAATGAAAGTTTCAGGGGGTCAAATTAGTCCAATTAAAGCCAATGAAATTTCTCTTAAAATTCTTAATGCTAAATTCAAATAA
- the rpmG gene encoding 50S ribosomal protein L33 — translation MPRDGFTLVCGTCKMENYISKKNKKNTPEKVELSKYCSKCKKHQDHKEKK, via the coding sequence ATGCCAAGAGATGGTTTTACACTAGTTTGTGGAACATGCAAAATGGAAAATTACATTAGTAAAAAGAACAAGAAAAACACACCAGAAAAAGTTGAATTAAGTAAATATTGTTCAAAATGTAAAAAACACCAAGACCACAAAGAAAAGAAATAA